A single region of the Fusarium keratoplasticum isolate Fu6.1 chromosome 7, whole genome shotgun sequence genome encodes:
- a CDS encoding DUF2235 domain-containing protein — protein MTQGEPPSAVADNGEEYKKLILCFDGTGNTFSGTNADTNVVKILRKLDRNNPNQFHYYQTGIGTYDVNESSVNKTYLGEMRSSFSKTIDQGFGTTFDAHVIAGYRFLMRYYETDARIYIFGFSRGAFTAKFLARMVNKVGLLCKGNEEMVPFAYRLYQRALKCESDDRVAAQKEKQTATGQRTKVYTNGSHCKDQVEHLLGGDAVVKESKATQAATKEIEAFSQTFCRNAGDVSKHKNIKVFFLGMWDCVNSVAVVEKSAPAPVGVAGTAEHVRHAVAVDERRVKFKPALLAQDIRHNHHEHDKFEDVKLDDIHEVWFPGNHGDIGGGWPALDLPEIEHMGFWQRIKHYWTTSKAKNQDEPLDDSRLQMSDMALEWMIREVDIVGQKDPKSKVHWCPTGLATFKQLMDDEEKVKKLVIGGFMHDCLSFGRGTALFKVMMWKFMEILPFIPRWELNDLAEKEEDKGWEPYRGWPNKGAYRDIPRRAVLHNSLKRRLEEVKSYYPKNNHGAREPCLRPNHKEDIAMMDEVPLNFVVDYKDAVTEAARTKREEEVKEEEPWHVRHQTWQLNPPGAIQLC, from the exons ATGACACAAGGCGAGCCTCCATCAGCAGTAGCTGACAATGGTGAAGAGTACAAGAAACTTATCCTGTGCTTCGATGGCACTGGCAACACTTTCAGCGGCACCAATGCCGATACAAACGTGGTGAAGATCCTCCGCAAGCTCGACCGCAACAACCCCAACCAGTTCCACTATTATCAGA CCGGCATTGGCACCTACGATGTCAATGAGTCTTCTGTGAACAAGACTTACCTCGGTGAGATGCGGAGTTCATTCTCCAAGACTATTGACCAGGGCTTTGGAACAACATTTGACGCCCACGTCATTGCCGGTTATCGCTTCCTGATGCGGTACTACGAGACT GACGCCAGAATTTACATCTTTGGCTTCAGTCGTGGCGCCTTCACAGCCAAGTTCCTCGCTCGCATGGTGAACAAGGTTGGCCTGCTTTGCAAGGGTAACGAGGAGATGGTCCCCTTTGCCTATCGCCTGTACCAGCGTGCTCTCAAGTGCGAGAGTGACGATCGTGTTGCCGCACAAAAGGAGAAGCAAACTGCTACTGGCCAGAGGACCAAAGTCTACACCAACGGTAGTCATTGCAAGGATCAAGTCGAGCACCTACTGGGCGGTGATGCCGTCGTCAAGGAAAGTAAGGCAACGCAGGCGGCgaccaaggagattgaggccTTCAGCCAAACCTTTTGCCGAAATGCAGGCGACGTTTCCAAGcacaagaacatcaaggtcttcttcctcggcatgtGGGACTGCGTCAACTCGGTCGCAGTTGTTGAGAAGAGTGCTCCGGCCCcagttggtgttgctggcACAGCTGAACATGTCCGTCACGCTGTTGCTGTCGATGAGCGACGCGTCAAGTTCAAGCCTGCCCTTCTTGCTCAAGACATTCGACATAACCACCATGAACACGACAAGTTTGAGGATGTCAAATTGGACGACATCCATGAAGTTTGGTTCCCCGGTAACCATGGTGACATTGGCGGCGGATGGCCGGCCCTCGACTTGCCCGAGATCGAACACATGGGCTTTTGGCAACGAATCAAGCACTACTGGACGACCTCGAAAGCCAAGAACCAGGATGAACCACTTGACGACTCACGCTTGCAGATGAGCGACATGGCATTGGAGTGGATGATCCGAGAGGTCGACATTGTGGGCCAGAAGGATCCCAAGTCCAAAGTTCACTGGTGTCCCACTGGTCTGGCCACGTTCAAACAGTTAATGGACGATGAAGAAAAGGTTAAGAAGCTGGTGATCGGCGGATTCATGCACGATTGCCTGTCCTTTGGCCGTGGAACTGCCCTGTTCAAAGTCATGATGTGGAAGTTCATGG AAATTTTGCCGTTCATTCCACGATGGGAACTGAATGACCTtgccgagaaggaagaagataAGGGATGGGAGCCTTACCGCGGCTGGCCCAATAAGGGCGCCTACCGCGACATCCCACGAAGAGCAGTTCTTCACAACTCCCTGAAGCGTCGACTAGAAGAGGTCAAGAGCTATTACCCAAAGAACAATCATGGAGCCAGGGAACCATGTTTGAGGCCCAACCACAAGGAAGACATcgccatgatggacgaggtgCCACTCAACTTTGTCGTCGATTACAAAGATGCGGTCACGGAGGCCGCTAGAACtaagagggaggaggaggtgaaggaggaggagccatgGCATGTTAGACACCAGACCTGGCAGCTCAACCCACCCGGGGCCATTCAACTCTGCTAG
- a CDS encoding Sacchrp-dh-NADP domain-containing protein, with protein MASAEPYEITVLGATGWTATICAEHVAKTFPTTTRWCIAARSADKLERLRQSLRATNPDRLEPAIHTIARLDAKSLDPLTVNTKVLINGIGPYHRYGTPVVESCARNGTHYVEFSTETAWIADMIRDYHSLAE; from the coding sequence ATGGCCTCTGCTGAACCTTACGAAATCACCGTACTCGGTGCTACTGGGTGGACAGCTACTATTTGCGCCGAGCATGTCGCCAAGACCTTTCCAACAACCACGAGATGGTGCATTGCTGCTCGGTCAGCCGACAAGCTTGAACGTCTCAGGCAGAGTTTAAGAGCTACCAACCCAGACCGACTTGAACCGGCAATCCATACTATTGCCCGACTTGATGCCAAGAGTCTTGACCCGCTCActgtcaacaccaaggttCTCATCAACGGCATTGGACCCTATCACCGATATGGAACCCCTGTGGTTGAGTCCTGCGCTCGAAATGGCACCCATTATGTCGAATTCAGCACCGAGACAGCTTGGATTGCCGACATGATTCGTGACTACCACAGTCTGGCGGAATAG